CAGCATATAAAGTCTTGAAATTGAGACTACCACGCGGGCTATCTCCTCCAGAGATTTGCGCCATATAAGCTGTCATTGTTTCCACTGATTCTGCGAAGTTAATAGTCAGTTTTGGCTGTTGTCCAGCAGCGATGAGAACAGTCATTGTTTCACCCACAGCACGAGAAATTCCCAGAATAATCGAGGCTATAATTCCAGAAAGTGCTGCTGGAAGAACGACTCTAAAAATAGATTCCAATTTAGTAATACCTAAAGCGTAAGCACCCTCCCGTAAAGACTGTGGAACTGCTCGAATCGCATCTAAACTGATGGAACCAACTGTGGGTGTAATCATTACTCCCATCATTAACCCAGCACTCAAAGCGTTGAATATTTCTAGAGGTACAATATTTCGCAGCAATGGGGTAACAAACAATAGGGCGAAATATCCATATACTACTGTTGGTATCCCTGCCAAAAGTTCTACTGCTGGGCGTAAAATTGCTGCTACTTTAGGTTGAGCATATTCACTTAAATAAATAGCAGAACATAAACCCAAAGGAATCGCAACCGCCATCGCAATAGCTGTAGTCAAGAAAGTGCCTGCCATTAAGGGCCAAACGCCAAAATGTCTCTCTGCGAATAGAGGCGTCCACTTAGTATCAAGAAAAAATTGAGCAAAGGAAACTTCTTGGAAAAAGCCGAATGTTTCCTGAAAGATAATTACTACAATACCAAAGGTCGTTAAAACAGAAACTAAAGCACAAGCAAATAGGATTACTGCAATAATCTTTTCGTAAATATCTTCAGATGGATTTTTCTCTAGTGACTGTCTAGATCTTTGATAGGAATCGTCTTGAAAATTGGGATTTTGCATAAACAGTTATGAATACAATCAAACTACAATAACTAACACTTTATTTAAATAAAGTTTGTGATTGGCTCACCTGGTTTAGCTTTTTTAAATTTAGTGCCAGTTTCACCGGTAGCCAACTTTTGTTTTACCTTGACGTAAGCTTCATCAGGTAATGCCACATAACCCACGCTATCTACCCATTTCCAGGAATTTTCTAGATAAAAATCTACAAATTCCCTAACTGCTGGCTTGGTATCTAAGGATTGTTTACTGACATAAATGAACAGGGGACGAGACAATGGTGTGTAGATATTTTTGACAACATTATCTACAGGAACTGGTTTTTCACATTTGCCTGTCGGCCCTTCTACTGCAACTAAATTGAGTTTGTCTTGGTTTTGAATGTAGTAAGATATCCCTACATAACCTAAAGCTGATGGTTCACCTGAAACTCCTTGCACGAGTAAGTTTTGATTGTGACTGGGTGTGTAGTCTGTGCGTCCATTCTTGGCTTTACCAGTCACAGCTTGAGTCATGTAATCAAAGGTTCCAGTATCCGAAGCTGGAGCATACAGCTTCAGTTTTTGGTTAGGAAATTTGGGATTAACTTGATTCCATGTCAAGATTTTACCGTCTGATTTAGCGCTCCAAATTGTGGCTAGTTCTTTGATAGTGAGACATTTAGCAAAGTTATTTTGACGGTTGGCAATGACAGCGATACCATCTAAAGCAACAGGCAACTCGACAAATTCAACATTCTTGCTTTGACATTTTTTGATTTCTTCATCTCTAATGGTACGAGAAGCACCAGCAATATCAAGATCGCCATTACAAAATTTACTAAAACCACCACCTGTACCACTGGAAGCAACGCTAACTTTAGCATCAGATTTCAGCTTGCCATATTCTTCTGCAACTGCTAAAGAAATAGGGAAACCTACCGCTGCACCATCAATACTCACCTGACTTTTCTTTTCTTCGGCGCTGCTACAACCAGTCACACCAGAGGTGATAATCAAAAGCGCCAGAAAGAATCTATCTTTAAGTAGGCTACGAAAGCTCATAAGCTCAAAAGTGACTAAAAATATATAGAGGGGTTTTCATCCAAGTGAAGTACAGGCTAATTGTCATGAATTGCTTCTACAGTGTAATTGATTCGATAGCAATTTGTTTTATTTATGCTTTCTCTATCTCATGAGAGAACGCTAGGCAAGATAGAGCTTCATGCTTTTTTAGCAGCCTGAACTTGATCAAAAATCGCTCCATTCACAAAAAACTTTTTCTGGATATTATCCCACCCACCTAAATCTTGAGATGTGAATAAAGTATCGATTTTGGGATACTGTGATAATACTTCTTGGCTAACGGTGGGGTTTACAGGGCGATATTGCAATTTAGCGAATTCTCGTTGAGCTTCTGTTGAGTAAAGAAAATCAACAAATGCTTCTGCAACTTCTCTTGTACCGTGCTTATCAACGTTCTTATCGACTACGGTGACAGGATTATCAATGGAAATATTAATTTTTGGTACGCTATAAGGTAGTTTTGTGCCATTTTTTACTGCCAAGAATACCTCATTTTCGTAGTTAATTAAGACATCACCCTGACCTTTTTGGAAAAATAAATCGCTAGCCTCGCGAGCATCTTTTGTCAACACAGGTACATTTTTATAAACTTTTGTGACAAAATCTAATGCTGCTGTCTCGTCACCGCCTGCTTGAGTTACCGATCCCCACAAAGCTAGGTATTCCCAAATCGCAATACCAGAGGTTTTGGGGTTAGCTGCAATCAATGTCACGCCATCTTTTGCCAAGTCTTGCCAAGTATTAATACCTTTAGGATTACCTTCGCGGGTGACAATGGCAGCAACAGATCTACTCACAATACCATTTCTAGGAGATTTGATTTCCCAACTTGATTTAATTAATCCTGCTTGTTGAATTTTATTAACATCAAAAGAAAGTGCCAGGTGTACTATATCTGCTTCTTGTTCACCAGCAATGACAGCAGCGGCTTGAGCGCCAGAACCTCCATAACTTTGCTCAAAAGTGACGTTTTGGTTGTGTTCTTGCTTCCACTTTTGCACAAATATGGGAATGATTTTGTCATGAGCTGCTTTGGTAACGGAGAAGGAAACGAGTTTGAGTTTGACATCGGCTTTGCTAGCTGAACTGCTTCCAGAGCAGGCGGCGACTGCCATACTCAAAACAGTACCTACTAAAAACAGACACACAAAACTTCGTATAGAGCTTTTAGTTATTCTTTGATACCAAAACTGTATAGCTTGCAAAGTTTTCACCACATAAATCTGCATTCCCTCAATTAGGTAAATTCCTAACTGTGTCGGATGTTGCGATTTGCTCATCAGCATTTACTCCTAAAATCCACGGTATCTTGAGCGTAATACCGTAACTTTAGAAATTATACATCATATAGAACAAAAGTTCTCATCGGCTTCAATTTTTGTTACTAAGTGAGCAATTGGTCATGGATATCACTATTACTAATACATTCAGGAACGAGGAACAGAGTTTGAAATTTTTGTCCAAAATTAAAATAAGTAAGTTTAACAGCTTACTAGCAAGTTAGTAGCAATATATTAAAAAGCAACTGAGTTTTTTCGCTGGCAAGCTAATAAACACGGTCGTATTGGTAACATAGTTTTTTCCAAATAATCTGTTACAGATAATACTTAACAGAGATAAAAATTGTGGTTTTTTTAGCACATAAAGCTGACTTGAAGAATATAGTTGTTTGGTTATATAAAAGACCAGCCGCACAAGAGTATATTCAATATCATGTAAGGGCGATCGCACTCATATAATATGACATGGGAGTTCATCTGTGCGTCCATAGAATGCAGAGACATCAATTGCTTGCGTCAGTATTTTCCACTAGTTTGACTTGACAATTCGCTGCAAATAGCTGACTGAGTAACTTGCATCTTTAACAATGTTCCTACAAATCTGATTCTCGCAATCACCTTGGTAAATGGCTATTTGAGCAGAATTCAAGCCTATTTCGACTTTTGCAGCCCTTGTTCAAAGTTTAGAGGATGCGATCGCGTGTGATGTTGAGGTATCAAGCACTTATGGATACTTTACCATAATTTTATACAAACTTCTATGTATGTATCGACGAATAGCAGTGGATCTGAGATACTGAAATTCATAGTTTGAGGAGTAATTAGTAGGGTGGGCATTGCCTAGCAAAATCTAGGAACATTTTGCAGAAAATCACAGCAATGCCCACCTTACCCCGATTCACCAAATACAATCTCTGGGAAATCTGGGATTTGGGGCATCTTACCACAACAGCTACAAGCCCAATCAGCCTGATATCCGCCTCTTTTTACCCATGTGTGAAAGCTGGAATATTCCCATAGGTGCGGGCAGGATACCAAACCATGCTTCACTGGATTGTAGTGGATATAATTTAAATGCCTTGTCAAGTCTGCCTGGTCACGAATGGTATGCTCCCAAAACCGACGTTGCCAAATATCACTTTCTCTATGTTTGCGACGGGAAGCAGAAACATTTTCAGGTAACGACCTTGTACCCCGTAGCGACCTTGTAAACAGAATCTTTAACCGAGAGACTCTTTGAGAGTAATCTGAATCATTAGGCGGTAATGTCCAGAGAAAATGAATATGGTCAGGTAAGACAACTGCTCCAGTAATTTCAAATGGTCTTTCAGTACGAGTTTTGACAATAGCAGCCCGTAAGCGAGAGACATTTTCTGGCTGAGAAAACAGAGGTGTGCGGCGATAAGTCACCAAGGTGAGGAAAAAAGTTCCACCTAGTGCGTAGGAGCGACGATATTGGGGCATGGGGTGGTATTGAGGACTTTGGTGGGCATTGCCTTTGTAAAATTATAGTTATAAAGTACACATATTCAAGGGCAATGCCCACCCTACTTTTACTGAGGTGGGCATTGCCTTTGTAAGCTGATAGTAGGAGCGACGATATTGGGGCATGGGGTGGTATTGAGGACTTTGGTGGGCATTGCCTCTGTAAAATTATAGTTATAAAGTACACATATTCAAGGGCAATGCCCACCCTACTTTTACTACTTTTACTCATACAGCCTTTTTACTACTCTAACCAGTTCTCTAATTGCAAATTAGGTATATTTTCAAAATCTTTGATATTGTTCGTAACCAAAATATCTTTACGAGAACGGACAACGGCAGCAATTAGTGCATCTACTTCTCCTGTCGGTCTACCAATTTGCCTCAATTCACTTTGAATTTTACCAAATTCTCTGGCAGCATCTATATCAAATGGCTGAATGGGTAATAGTTCAGTTAGTTGTGCTAGTATTTCTAAATTTTTTTCAACTTGTTTAGAACAGTAAACACCTTTATAAAGTTCTGAAACTACTATTGTAGAGAGATAGCATTGGCTAAAATAGCGATTAAATATAGGTACTAGTACCGCAAGGCGGAAGTCAAAAGTCAAAAGTCAAAAGTCAAAAGTATTATGGAATGGGCTTTTTAGGGATTTTAAATGGTTGCTCTATTTCCGCCGCGATGTACTAGTTTGGGATTGCCGTTAAGCAGTGCAATGCAAATGTTAGTATCTAGGAGATACATTAGTGTTTTTCCTATTCATCTATTGAGTCTATCACCCTTCCTTGGTAAGTATGACGCTGCTGGTCAATTTCAGCAAAGATGTCTATTAACTCTGGTTGGTTTTGCCAAACTCCTAATAATTGATTTAATTTTGCTAGTCTTTCTTGATTTGTTAAATGTAGTTTTGCCTCCACAGGTTCAGTAAGAGGAAGTTCTAGATTAACGATTATTTCTGCTCCATCAGGAATACTAGGAATTTGCTCTAATAATTCAATAGTTTGACCGCGTTTGATTCCTCTAATCTTCATTGTATGGTTACTCCTATAATCACTACTATTCTAATTTCAGATAATTTTCTCATTACTTAAGGCTAACACGAACAGCGATCGCTGATAATTTAGGTGTAGTGCATTGGCGTAGCCCACCGTTGGCAGAGCCTCTCGTAGAGAAGATATCGTCCCTCCTGTGAGAATATATAATCAGGCGATCGCTCGTAGCTTGTAGGGTGGGCATTGCTCCCGTAAAATCTGGGAATATG
Above is a window of Nostoc sp. UHCC 0702 DNA encoding:
- the pstC gene encoding phosphate ABC transporter permease subunit PstC, with translation MQNPNFQDDSYQRSRQSLEKNPSEDIYEKIIAVILFACALVSVLTTFGIVVIIFQETFGFFQEVSFAQFFLDTKWTPLFAERHFGVWPLMAGTFLTTAIAMAVAIPLGLCSAIYLSEYAQPKVAAILRPAVELLAGIPTVVYGYFALLFVTPLLRNIVPLEIFNALSAGLMMGVMITPTVGSISLDAIRAVPQSLREGAYALGITKLESIFRVVLPAALSGIIASIILGISRAVGETMTVLIAAGQQPKLTINFAESVETMTAYMAQISGGDSPRGSLNFKTLYAVGALLFLITLALNIVSHWIANRFKEKYE
- a CDS encoding PstS family phosphate ABC transporter substrate-binding protein produces the protein MSFRSLLKDRFFLALLIITSGVTGCSSAEEKKSQVSIDGAAVGFPISLAVAEEYGKLKSDAKVSVASSGTGGGFSKFCNGDLDIAGASRTIRDEEIKKCQSKNVEFVELPVALDGIAVIANRQNNFAKCLTIKELATIWSAKSDGKILTWNQVNPKFPNQKLKLYAPASDTGTFDYMTQAVTGKAKNGRTDYTPSHNQNLLVQGVSGEPSALGYVGISYYIQNQDKLNLVAVEGPTGKCEKPVPVDNVVKNIYTPLSRPLFIYVSKQSLDTKPAVREFVDFYLENSWKWVDSVGYVALPDEAYVKVKQKLATGETGTKFKKAKPGEPITNFI
- a CDS encoding sulfate ABC transporter substrate-binding protein; protein product: MSKSQHPTQLGIYLIEGMQIYVVKTLQAIQFWYQRITKSSIRSFVCLFLVGTVLSMAVAACSGSSSASKADVKLKLVSFSVTKAAHDKIIPIFVQKWKQEHNQNVTFEQSYGGSGAQAAAVIAGEQEADIVHLALSFDVNKIQQAGLIKSSWEIKSPRNGIVSRSVAAIVTREGNPKGINTWQDLAKDGVTLIAANPKTSGIAIWEYLALWGSVTQAGGDETAALDFVTKVYKNVPVLTKDAREASDLFFQKGQGDVLINYENEVFLAVKNGTKLPYSVPKINISIDNPVTVVDKNVDKHGTREVAEAFVDFLYSTEAQREFAKLQYRPVNPTVSQEVLSQYPKIDTLFTSQDLGGWDNIQKKFFVNGAIFDQVQAAKKA
- a CDS encoding transposase, giving the protein MPQYRRSYALGGTFFLTLVTYRRTPLFSQPENVSRLRAAIVKTRTERPFEITGAVVLPDHIHFLWTLPPNDSDYSQRVSRLKILFTRSLRGTRSLPENVSASRRKHRESDIWQRRFWEHTIRDQADLTRHLNYIHYNPVKHGLVSCPHLWEYSSFHTWVKRGGYQADWACSCCGKMPQIPDFPEIVFGESG
- a CDS encoding type II toxin-antitoxin system VapC family toxin, whose translation is MTFDFRLAVLVPIFNRYFSQCYLSTIVVSELYKGVYCSKQVEKNLEILAQLTELLPIQPFDIDAAREFGKIQSELRQIGRPTGEVDALIAAVVRSRKDILVTNNIKDFENIPNLQLENWLE